The Arachis duranensis cultivar V14167 chromosome 9, aradu.V14167.gnm2.J7QH, whole genome shotgun sequence genomic sequence TGAAATAGAATTTCTTCGGCCTATTCAAACTACTCAAACTGTTAGTCTATCTACCCGCATTCCGACTTCTCTCGGAATCCACCATTGACAACATCTCAGATTTTGACCTCTTTTTCTCTGGTActtcttttgtatatattttcaacATTAAGTTCCTTTCGACTACTACATGATCATTTTATCTTTGCCCTTTTCAGACTTGTTATATGCCTCTTCCTAGTGATGCTAGAACTCACCAAGAATCTGGGCCTGCATATGGATCAAGGTTGATTGTTATGATTACCACTATTATTCCTAGACCTTTGATACAGAAATTCGTTGAACCGTCGAAACAGAAATTCGCCGACAAAGACACAGAACCACCTTTTAATGTTCCTTCTCTAAAAactaaagatttgaaattttggCAGAATTTTGGTATGATGAtctagtattttttattgaaatctcagaattttttttagtttctcctATTTTATAGACCATGAAGATAGACTTGTCATGGAGAATTTGGTCCATGATCTTACTTCCTCCTTTTTCTCAAGTCATGACTTTGCCTTGattatgaaaaattttgacTCCCAAGTTTTGACACCTACGTCTTCTTTAGTCTTCAAGTCCTATTTTTTCTTCAACTTGCTCATCGAATTTTTAACTCATGTTCTTCACTCAACTTGAAAATCGAGTAACAAGCCTTGATATTCAAGAAAAGATAATAACTCTCTTTCGACTTTGACATTTTTTACACtatctttctttgattttagcTTACCTGTTTCTATTTCTGTAATCAAAACACTTTTTTGTAGTTAAAATTATTGACAATCGAAATACTCTTTTGTCGAAAAAATCTATTTCTTTCAGTAATCATTATCCAAGCCATTAAGACAATGCTAAACAGCTAGGATTCACTTTGATGTAgtcaagaaaataattaatgcatttattagtttatattattatattactaaaaAATTGGAAGTCATTAATCATCCTCATGCGTACTTATTTTCTTAAAGTAAACCAtcatttttatctataaaagTTGAAAACATTGACATATCTACTCATAGAAGATAAAAATTACTATTTGTatccataaaaattaattttcgcaAGAAAAATTACTCTAACCCTAAATAATTACATAAAATCCCCAAACTACCCCTTTCTATTCTCTCACGCACGCACCCACCCTTACTATCTACAACACCTAAACCACCACTGCCGTAGCATCATCTCCCTtcctactctctctctctctctctctctctctctcacttttCCTCTCTCACCTCTTAAACATCAACATAACTCAGTCACTATCCTcttcaaaatcataaaatagaacAAACTTAGATCAAATTGAAGAATAGAACATGTATAGATTCaaaataaaaccctaatttcttagaacCTTCACCAAAAATTGTCAATTTCTCATATTCAAGATCACTATTTTCGTTACAAATAACACAGAATATTAATTCGATTTTGGCGACGCTGGGAGGAGATGACGAAAACGCATCGGTAGGAAGATAAGAGAGCAGCGACACCGAGAGAAGGAGAAGACGAAGGTATGACATTTGAAAAAGGAAGGACTCAATATTAAAGAAGTTGTGGTTGCAGAAAATAGAGGACTCAAAATTGCTACTTCCTAAAGCCAAAAACCtcccaaagaagaagaagaggaggaggggAGGAGAAGATGGAGCTCGCGTCGGTAAAAGGAGGAACCACCATTAATACacagaggagagagaagaacgacagagaagaaagagacatcaatagagaaagaagaggaaggaaaaaagtGTGAAGAGggaggagagaaagagagaaggacGATTGAAGAAGATAGAGgagaaggaagagagagagtgtgtgaaaaagggAGGGTGCTACAGATAATGAGTGAGGGTGGGTGTGTGCGTGAGAGAAGAGAAGGGGGTAGTTTGAGAATTTTATGTAATCATTTAGAATTTGGGTAATTTTgcttgtaaaaattaatttttatgcgtATAAATAGTAATTTTTATCTTCTATAGGTAGATATATCAGCGTTTTCAACttataaacttaataaaaagaagtttaatattttaaatttttatgtttgaaaaattaaaaaatatttttttttgttcatttaaaaattataaaaaataattagtagaATGAATTAAGATAGAATTCCTATGCATACTACTAATAGTAAATCTGCAACACTGGTTCAACTTTAATAATGTGTTATTAGTTATATATGTCATTGTGTTCTGTGGTCACAACTTGCTAATTGGATAGAACCTACACTTATGAATCAGAGAATCTCACTTTTAATAAAGACCTTTCTTAATGAGTACATCACTcaagaaaataaatagaagaaaatagTTAGTACAATCTTTTGAAAATAAGCAACTTAACAttggaattatttatttttttatttttttattgtgtatgtACTAGTATATATATAGTGATCATCAGctcttaaatataatttatatacatGTTCAGTTTCGAGTTTAAACATTCCCATATACAAAGTAGTTAAAATTATGTCTTAACTCGTAAAAACGCAAATTATACGCTTTTACTCCATTTTTCTATTACATTTCTATTTATCATCCAAAACCAAGTTTTATCGTACGGAATTTCTGCTAAAAAACGTAGAGCCGTCAAAATCGTCGCTTCTGTCGCGATGTTACGTTTCATGttgaaaaaaattcttttcttaGTCCTGATTGCAGCTTAACTCAATCTAATGGCTCAATCTGAATAAAAGACTATGAAAGATGAGTCCTAGCAGACTAACATTTTTTAATCTCTTAACCTCCCTCACTTTTACAGTTTATCTCCAATTCTCCATggccaaaattttaaaattttacccCTCTCAAGTCTCAATCTCTGACTCTCTATCTTTCTATCTctctgaaatttgaattttgcacgATTGGAATCCCAAATTCGGAGTGACGCCGACTTGCCCTGAGATTTGCCGCTGGTGTTGTCGAATCGGACTGGTAGTGGCTGGACTGCGAGAGCGTCACTTTGTGATTGCGACTTGCGAGACTTTTTGGCTTTGTCTCTCTGTCTCTAGTTCTCTGACTCTGCCTCTCTAACTCTGGAATTCGGATCGTTGCTCTTCTCCTACTCTTTTCTGCTAGTTCATTCGGTAAGTTAAGACCTTTTTATCCTCTTCAGTCTTCAATGTTCAATCTACTACTTATTGATCAAACTTCAATTGAAAAGTCTAATTAATCAATCTTCAAAGTAAACATTTCTACTACTTATTGCAAGCAAGAACATTGAACAAGATTCAAAGCCTCTTGATTCCACTattaacaattattattattattagggataagtacttttttcgttTCCAAGATTTGGggtcaaaatcaatttcatccCTAATCTTTCTTTGTtcttaaaatcatcctcaatgtTACATAATgttataaaatcgtccttttctatttttctgGACCAAATTATCCttaactattaataaaaataatattaaaaaaataaaaccccACCCCACCCACACCCAGCATCTCTTCGTCTCTCATTCGCCTCCTAGCATTCCTTCTCAAGCCACTCCGCTGCCGTCCAACTCCCGTTCCTCCACTGTTGGCTGCTCGAGTTCTCCCTGCCTTCTCACTTCCACGCCGCGAAATCACCGACGGCGGCTCTACTACTCACATCGTCATCAGTGGCGGTAGTCCGCGGGTTCGGCGTCTCCCAAGGAAGAAACCGAGCCCTATCCCGTCGCCGCCGCTGGAGTGAGGTCCCGTCGCCATCGAGCCCTGTTGTTGCTTCTGCTTTTCTGCTTTTGCTTTCTGTCTTCtgcttctacttctacttctatttttgattttgttgttgCTTCACTATTATTGATTCACCCTTcacaattattattgttaatttattattggtgATACTGTTTCTTATTATAGTAATATAGTAATTGCTTCTGATTATAGtaattgcatgatgatgatttgGCTATGGTGGCAGTGGTGATGGTGATGAGGAAAGAGAGagtgagaaaagaaaagaaaatatcaaggcAGTGGTGTGATGGAAGTGGCCAAggcttccttctctttctctgtTATTTGTTCttcctatttttcttttttctttttttaatttttgaaaaacatataCATGATTGATATGATTGATGATGGATTGTTGCTAATTTTGTGATTATTAatgttgaattgttgatttattttgtgattgatgttgttgctgaattttttatttattttgttgttgtgaatgagaagaagaagaagatgaagaagaaagaaaatatgagaagaagaagatgaaagatgggaattgatgatgatgatgatgatgatgatgatgatgatgatgatgatgggatGGGATGAGATTTGGGATGGATGGTCAGAGAGTAGGAGGAAGGGAAATTGGAGGTGGGTTTGGGGTGAGGGGAGAGACGAAGAGATGCTGGGTGTGGGTGGGGTggcgttttatttttttaatatttttttattaatagttaagggtaatttggtccaaaaaatagaaaaggacgattttataacattttgtaacgttgaggatgattttaataacaaaaaaagattaGGGACGAAATTGATATTGACCCCAGACCTTGGGGACAAAAAAAGTACTTatcccttattattattattattattattattattattaagataTGATTAGCCTTCAATGATGTTTAACACAATGTTTTGGGACAAGAGctgtttataattaaaaattttagaatattgtTAGGAGACTTTCGTGCACACCATTAGCTTAGTAGCTATCTATGAGCACTAAAATTTTATAAGCCATGAGATCTGAGAGCACTCTACATTTTTATCTGCTTATACTTGGAATTTTATGTAACAagatttattgattttgatatgAATATGATGCTGTGACTTAAATAGTGCTTTAGTTATTTTAGtggtttaaatttattttattctattttgttctgAATTACTTAAAatgtttaattgaattttttttggttgaatttCTTTTACCTGAATGGTTAAATTATTGTTGTGGCATtgagtataattttttattttttgttatgttggtattttttttttcaaattggatTGTGAAACTTTTGTTGTTAAACTTGATGGTTGTAATTGATATTGAACATAATTATGTaacttttgtgttttaatttgtGAGTTGTGAATTTATGTTGAATTGTGATTTTTTACttgttataatatatattagttataATTCTATGGataatttagtttatttgagatttattttattatctatgaaattaatttttgctattaatttttttaaaatttttatattttatgggTCATATTTATATTTCATCTTGTGACTCAACAAATTacgattttaaattagtttaacGAGGTAAAAACTACAAATTCATTGTCTTGCCATACATTtagttttattataaatataaagctTCCACGGAAAAGTAAGAACGAaccatgcattttcttttgtatCTTACTAGTGTAAAATCCGCGCGTAGCGCGGACCAAATATTGATCTATCgtaaaaatttgttgaaatatagctattaatactaataattattacttttaatttgaaaaactactcttgtaaaaattttattgtacaATATATAAGAAGATTGTTATTGCCTTTCATATAAATAGattcaatttaaatgaaaaggTTTTATGTTtgtgtttaaatataattacacTAACAACAAATATTATCTAAGTGACATTTAGTTATAATTATTGGATCCCTCATATATGGTTAAGCATAGATTGTgtgtattaaaaaattttgtgaattatttttattggtccTAATTAAAAATGCATGAGCAAAGTCAAAAATAACTAttctaataaaacataatttatgagtaaaaacaataccaaacaattaaaaagatttaatattgaaagtttttttttctccaTCAAAAATCATCACATCCATACCATGAAGTTTCTCACTTATTCGAGTAAACAAAATCACAGAACCAAAATATTAGATAGAAATATGCAATCATATGTACAGACTTGGTGTTATCTGCATTTTGTTGGATATTATTATCCTTTAAGAGAATTTTTTTGCAAGTTGTTTCATTGAATCCTTACTACTACTCTCCTTGGCAATATGACTTGCAGAACCATATTTGAAGCAACCACAACCTGAAATCATAAATTATGGCATTGACATTACAAGAAAAAGCTACAATTGCAAAACACTGCCGTAATTCTACCACAAAATAGAACTATATAAAACATTCTTACATGTCGTGACATGTTTATCATTTACCTATCCTCTTCTACTTCCTCTTATATTGTGACAACTATTTGTCCACACCTTGACTCCTAGTCCACATATTTTCTCTTATTAAAAATCAAGCATTATTCATCTATTATGtggtaataaaagtaaaaagatTCAGAAAAATAGTTGTCTATTCATCCGAAAATGTGCTTTTTAAGTATGTATATAGTTGATAATgaaaatttaaatgcataattagagaagaaaaaaagaacttTACAACACATCTAAGAGGCCAATTAAAATCAAACTAAGAATgacttattaaaaaaagaaaacaggtAAACAAATTGatatttcttttttgaagagttAAGATGCAAGATCCCTTTATATAACAACCTCCGGATATGAAATTTTGAATGTACCGAATcaaaatgaaattttatttgACATTCTATGTATTTGTCTTCCAAATTTACATATGCAAGAATGGTCataatttacatatataattaaataagcaTGATCATAACTCAGCTATACATGATATGGAAGAATGGttataatttacatatataGTTAAATAAGATTCATCTTtggaatttaaataaaagtaatttaatGTTCAATTTTCATGTTTACAAAAAATGGTTGATTGTTTATACTTTTAATCCAcgtaatgcattaaatatttgAATTGTGATGAGATAATTTGACCAACAAATAAATCTTGGCTTGCTTCCACACTGTCACAGCTGAAACATTTCTATTTTGGAGGTGAAATCAAGTCTAAGAAATTGaagtaaaattgaaaattatgaaCTTGGAGAATAACTCAATTTTGATAACCTTATCTCATATTGCACTAAATTGTTATTAATGGATAAAATTAGTAAGCTAATATTTTCTTTCAAAGGAACCACAAAGATGTAAGactcaaaattttcgaaaaatcttaTTGTGaactaatttcaatttatttatttattaaagattttaatttcagaaattattttattaaagctaattaaatcaatttttgataattaaattagaaattttatctaattttacaattattgggtaatttgcatatttaaattataaagtttaggaatcgtaaaataataagaatttatatgatttgatttaaataattgtgATTCTAGaaattaatactttaatttttatgaataaagaaaattaattatattatctataGTTATcgaattagaattatttatttgagaataatttgtaaattgataattaaatagtatttttaataaatattagtgTTGGATTAAAACAGGTTTTCAATTATACGATTActcttaattttataaaattattatattacttATATGAATTTTATCTTAACTCTAAATTCccaaataaaatcctaattttaatcaaattaaactaTAACTCCCTCCTAATCTAACCTAACCACCGCCACTCATCTAACCTAACCACCCCCACTTCCTAACCCAAACTTAGTTCCATCCttcagaaaaaaagaagaagagaaaaacagaaagaaagaaagaaacgaaGGCAAGAAAAAGGGAAACGGGGAAGGGGAAAATCAGGGAGGAAAAGAGCGCCGGAGAGGAGCCGCCGCTGCGCTCTTCAGGATCGTGTCCCGCTCGCTACCGCGCCGCGCTCAGTGTCGTCCTTGCCAACGCAGCCGTGTCGTCGTCACGCACAAGAGGAGGAGAAGGGGAGCGATGGGGGAGAAAAGGAAGGGATGACGCCGTGACTGGGCTCGCCGCCGTTGCGTCGTAGAAGCTTCCAGTCCCATTGCTGCCGTTCGCGCTGTCACCTCCAGCCCGCGCCGACTGGGCTCGCCGCCATTGCGTCGTAGAAGCTTCCAGTCCCGTTGCTGCCGTTCACGCTGTCTCCTCCAGCCCGTGCCGTCGCGGTTTGTGAAGgctgaaagagagagagagagctcggGAGCAGAGGAGAGAAAGGGGAGACCCGTGCTCGGCCACCGCCGCGCCTCTGCCGTCGAGAAGCTCCGCTGCCGCCATTGAGATTCACCATCGGTAAGGGTTTTTGAGTTTGGTTTACCTTCGTTTAAGATTCCAAAAACCTTATTGTCTCTGCGTGTTGGTTTTAGTCACTGTCGAAGAAGCTTCAACCGCCGCCGTCGATTGTCACTGGGGAACAACCGCCGTGCCTCTGGTCGCCGGAATCACGGACTGGAGAGAAGGGGGCTGCCTCTCCTATTGCTACTGTTTCGTTCTTTTATCGTAAGCAGTCTTTGTTTCCAATTCCATTGAATTTATTTCTGTTTTCGATTCCATTGAGTTTAAATTCTCTATTTTGCTGTAACCATGGTCACTGTTGCTGGAATTACTGACACCGCTCTTGGTGCTGATTGGATTAACCACCATAGATATTCTGCATCACCTTCACTTTCCATTATTTCTGTCAGGTCCCGTTCTTGCCGGTGTTGGCCATCGAATTTGTAACAGCTCCAACTTTTATTTCCCTCTTGATTCAGTGAGTTTTTCTTGTCTTGAAATTCTCACTGTTAGCGATTCGTTATAGTTTATTGAGGATTTTGCAATGTTATTTGCTATTTGATTGAGTTTGCGATTAGAGTAACTATGGTTGTTGCAAAAGTGGTTTAGAACTGCGGTTGTGGTTGCCACTGTGATGAGTTGAGGAAAAAAGGGATTCAACGAATTTAATTATGCAGATTGCGAATAATTGAGGTAGGGGTTTTtcttaaaatctaatttatattaCAGAGTTGTGATAACTAGATATTAATGTGAGAGAACATATGTCTATGATTACGATTATCTTCTAAATGTGGTTGTTTGCTGAACTGAATGACTGAttgcttgattgcttgagtAGGTTGTGATTGCTGAAAAGAAATTAGTTTGAAAGGttatttagttgattattatgaaaagtGGCTTTCTTGGTTTTGAAGCTATTTTTGATAATGTAAATGAATCGATTTTGGAAATAATTTGAAATATGAAAATGAATGAGTTTTGGAAACGGTTTAATTTTGAGTTAGTCCgactttataaatgatttagTACTTGAGctggtttgattttaaaaagagatttATTATTGGCATTGATTCGcttgaaaaataatttgatattgaaactagttgaattttGGAAAATGATTGAGATTTGGAAATGGTTGAGAAAGGGTTTGAGAAATGTTTGGATTGGACCCAAAAAGGGTGGCAGCAtctgagttttagaggagatgctgccgaaattttataaaattcgaAGTTTCATTTgaagtagttattttaaaaggtttaattttaagtattaaaTGATTTAAGATTACCTCATTTATCAAAGAAAGATTTATGTGTTGGATTGGGAATTGTTAGTGAACGGAATGGAAAGAAGGATGATGaggattttctttgaaatatggtttttgaacgaatttggaaatgagatttggatttatgaatgatgatgatgttgagatatggattgagaatgttgagataagatctttgaattattcatttggcttatgaatttgaaatatctgagatacgaggttccctggattaagtgtcgtggcttgccaccacgtttaccaggttgaaaactcgatactctgttgaccctacgacgtaagtgtgaccgggcactatataaattcccgaaaatgttacccccattgagtaatattgattatttgagaaaaagctatgcatagactcttggggatgcacgttggggggacagtctaaggaaaattcagacttgtcgggttagctggataactgacagatgagcttcatcagccataggacaggcatgcatcatatgcacttATATGCTTTGTTTGGATTTGAacttgtttgggtttgcctaattgctaaactgttcttaactgctacttgatctatttgctgtaactgctacctacttgtgctttccttgtctgtCTTGCCTGTCTTTGTCCTTGCGTGCTACATTTGAGAATGAACTTTGGtgctgaattaatgattgtgttGTTGATTGCGTGGTTGGCTTCTGATTGagattttcttttaagaaatgAAAGGTTTCAGATTTCTGAAAGATTAAACattgtttctttgaaaaggttttgaacgcttacctattggtttttaaaagattcataaggcaatgataatcactgagcttgaaaacagttttcttattaaatatcttcttatgacaactttgaaactccgtggtgagaccgtgtggttaggttctcacccctaCAGATTTACCTTTTCAAGAACCGGATGAAGAAGCATTAAGAAGAGTTAAACTCCGTTTAGTTTTATATGttgtattaattagtttattttcttccctcgtctttgttattacaatttttgcaagagggataggagttgtatgatttatatatattatattataagatATTATGTAAGAAGTCTTGTATATGATCTATGCCTGCttgttttttttaagataaagtatttatttccGGTTTTCAAAGAAATCAGCGATACGGTGTTGAgtcacaggctcctattttaatatttagtatGTAAAAtagtcgtaatacttcttgctatcagagtggcgcagccaAAAGTGTGACATTCtggtagtgagggtgttacattatagtatcagagcagttcttcctgtagagcctgaggaatggactgattatgctttaattgcatactctgagcgtCTGTCATGTAATAGGTCTCATTCAGATAATGAGAATTAGAGTTTTATACAcatgatgatttattgattaATGCCATTAGTCTTGCATTGTATAATTCctggtattaagtttggccggcttaatacTAGTAAATTATGTATACGGAAGCACCAATGGGTTATGATAGACAATATGCGAGTCATAGATAATGCGAGTTGCGGGTTTTGGGAGCgttagaaattaattcttgaagttAGTTGACATGTGATCCTTATCTGTGATAGGTGTTAGTTTTACCTTTATCAGTTGTATTGGAAATCCTTGATTCAATGCCTTTCTTGAGATACAGTTTGATTCTCTGTCAAATTATATTTCTGACTATCCCCTGGATTCTTGATGTTATGGTCCTCAATTTTACGTTCTTTTATAAGAACTTTGTACTCTAATTTAATTGGAATTTGTTTCGATCAATATATTAtctttcttcttgttgttcCTAGCAAAATTTTCTGATTTAGATTCTCTCGTTAAGTTATGATTTGATATCTTGCCTCTATGCTTTGCACCATATGCGTATTCTTCTCTTAACATGCGCCTACTTATTCCATAGATTCTTGACATCACAGCTTTAGGTTCTGCATTCTTCTACTTAAACGATGTAATTTATCGATGAAATATGAACCTGTTTTGCCGTAATACATCCTATCTTATAAAGCCCTCTTGTAATTTTTGTTTTGGGTCTTCAAAGTAATTCTGGTTTGATTCTTCTCTTACTTGAATATTTATCAAGATTCCTGAAAGAATATTTTTACTCATAGCttaattaagtttattttataaaatttgcatattttattttaatttgagttgttttaatgcaaaatcttttttaaacattttatgtttcttttgagAAAGTGAATTTGTTTCCTTTTGAGATTATCCATTCTTTGTTAATGCTACCAATGACTTCTAGTATTATTTTCGACTTAGCTCAAATCCAGTTTAAATAAATGCACCGTTCTTCCTCTTGATCGTTCCTACCGAAGTTCTTAAATTCAAGTTTCTTCTTAGGACTACAATTTGATTTTCTACCAAGATTTTCAGTAAAATGTTTTATCCTTAgcctaactaatttttatttcgtAAATCTTGCATAATCTAACTTGACTTGAATTTGTTTTAAACAAGATGCAATATTTACGTTTTTAATTGACTTTCTTGAATTTTGTAAACAATTACCCTATTCTATTCTATGGTTTCTATTGAAGttctttgaaatcaaaattcttTCCTATTTGTATTTCAATTCTTTCTTCTGACATACTTCACGACTTTTAACCATCCTAATTTGTTGGTGACTAGAACCATTCCTTCATATTTTTGTAAGCGTTGCGCTTCTCTAATTTGGTTTTAGTTTGTTTTGATCCAATTTTCCAttattcttttcttgtttttttttttggagttcATAGATTCAATATTTCATGTTAAGATGCGAAATGGCTCTTTCTGagatgttttt encodes the following:
- the LOC107465005 gene encoding uncharacterized protein LOC107465005 gives rise to the protein MISLIEKWIQPIHAEIEFLRPIQTTQTTCYMPLPSDARTHQESGPAYGSRLIVMITTIIPRPLIQKFVEPSKQKFADKDTEPPFNRERELGSRGEKGETRARPPPRLCRREAPLPPLRFTIVTVEEASTAAVDCHWGTTAVPLVAGITDWREGGCLSYCYCFVLLSSVLAGVGHRICNSSNFYFPLDSEPDEEALRRVKLRLVLYVVLISLFSSLVFVITIFARGIGVV